The sequence TGGCCAGCGGTCAGGCCCTGGTAGTCGACCACGTAGAACGTGTCGATGTCCGTCAGGCTTTTTTGCAGGCTGCTGAGGGTCTGCTGGTTCTTTTCGTTCGCCACGCAGTACCTCCTAGGTGGGAACAAGTCCAGGTGCAGCTTGAGCAGTCTTTCAACGTGCGGTCGCAGCCTGGCAACTCGGCGGGATCTTTAAACGTTGGCGCGTCCCCGCTGTCTTTGGTGCCGGAATGAGGGCGTATTGGAAAGGTGCGAGCAAGCTTGCACCGGGGTGCCGAAGTGGGGTGGGGAAGAGGGACTGGCCCGTTTCCCCAGACGATCAGGCGCTCACGCCGCCCGACAGGGTCAGCGGAATGCTGGGCCCCATGGTGGTCGTGAGGTACGCGCTGCGCAAGAACACGCCCTTGGCGGAGCCGGGCTTGGCCCCTTCCAGGGCGCTGAGCAGGGCGCTGAAGTTGGCGCTCAGGTTGGCCGGGTCGAACGACGCCTTCCCGATGGGGGCGTGCACGACACCGGTCTTGTCGTTGCGGAACTCGATGCGGCCGGCCTTGAGGCCGCGCACCATGCCGGTCACGTCGGGGCCGACGGTGCCGCTCTTGGGGTTGGGCAGCAGGCCGCGCGGCCCGAGCAGACGCGCGAGCTTCTGGCCGATGGCGGCCATCATGTCGGGCGTCGCCACGACGGCGTCGAAGTCCATGAATCCACCGGCAATGCGCTCGATCAGCTCGTCGCTGCCGACGGTGTCCGCACCGGCGGCCTCGGCGGCGGCGAGGTTGTCGCCCTTGGTGATCACGGCAACGCGCACGGTGCGGCCGGTGCCGTGGGGCAACGCGACCGTGCCACGCACGTTCTGGTCGCTCTTGCGGGGGTCGATGCCGAGACGGAAGTGCACTTCCACGGTCTCGTCGAACTTCGCCGTGGCGATGTCCTTCACGAGCGCGGCGGCCTCGTCGATGGTGTACTGCTTCTCGCGGTCAACCTTGCTGACCAGCGCGGCGTAACGCTTTCCGTGCTTAGGCATTCGGGGCCCCCTCGATGGTCACGCCCATGGAGCGGGCGGTGCCGGCCACGGTGTTGGCGGCGGCTTCGACGGAGCCGGCGTTCAGGTCGGGCATCTTGGTCTTGGCAATTTCCAGCACCTGATCCCAGTTGAGCTTGCCGACCTTGGCCTTGTTGGGGGTCGGGCTGCCCTTCTGCAGGCCGGCGGCCTTGCGGATCAGGTAGCTCATCGGGGGGGTCTTGGTGATGAAGGTGAACGAACGGTCGGCGAAGATGGTGATCTCGACCGGGATGATCGCGTCGCCCTTGTCCGCCGTCTGGGCGTTGAAGGCCTTCGTGAACTCCATGATGTTCGCCCCGTACTGACCGAGGGCCGGGCCGACCGGGGGGGCCGGCGTGGCCTTCCCTGCCGGGAGTTGCAGCTTGACAATCCCCATGACTTTCTTCATTTGAAATCCTCCTTAGCTCCCCCAGGCCGCACGTGGGCGCGTCCGGGGTG comes from Deinococcus sp. KSM4-11 and encodes:
- the rplA gene encoding 50S ribosomal protein L1; translation: MPKHGKRYAALVSKVDREKQYTIDEAAALVKDIATAKFDETVEVHFRLGIDPRKSDQNVRGTVALPHGTGRTVRVAVITKGDNLAAAEAAGADTVGSDELIERIAGGFMDFDAVVATPDMMAAIGQKLARLLGPRGLLPNPKSGTVGPDVTGMVRGLKAGRIEFRNDKTGVVHAPIGKASFDPANLSANFSALLSALEGAKPGSAKGVFLRSAYLTTTMGPSIPLTLSGGVSA
- the rplK gene encoding 50S ribosomal protein L11, whose translation is MKKVMGIVKLQLPAGKATPAPPVGPALGQYGANIMEFTKAFNAQTADKGDAIIPVEITIFADRSFTFITKTPPMSYLIRKAAGLQKGSPTPNKAKVGKLNWDQVLEIAKTKMPDLNAGSVEAAANTVAGTARSMGVTIEGAPNA